The genomic region CTTGTTAGGTTTTCTTACCGGTATAAACCCACAATTTAACCTTTGCGCTATTAAAGTCCCAAAAAAAAACCCTCTACTCTCTATCCCTACAACAGCGTCAATAGGTTGATTACCATTTAAATTAAGCAAAGCCTCCACTGCACTTTTAGTAGCTTCAGCATTCGCTAACAAGGGTGTAATATCCTTAAAAACGATACCAGGTTTTGGAAAGTCTTGAATATCTCGAATGTAGTCCGATAATTGCATAACTATATAATATTTTAAACTGGAAAATTACAAATAATTAGTTCCCTTACCCTTTATGAGGTTACTTTTTTAATATTTGTAATGAAAAAAAGACTAACTTTAATTGGTTTTTCCGACTGGAAAAATTCTTTTCCTCCGCCATTCCTGCAATAAATATCAACCAACTTAAAACTTTATTGTATGAAAAAATTAATTGCAGAATTTATCGGGACTCTTTGGCTTGTTCTCGGCGGATGTGGAAGCGCAGTTTTAGCCGCAGGATATCCAGATTTAGGAATTGGCTTTGCTGGCGTGGCATTGGCATTTGGTCTTACCGTTCTAACCATGGTATATGCTATTGGGCATATCTCAGGATGCCACTTAAACCCTGCAGTTTCTGTGGGAATGTGGATAGGTGGAAGATTTTTGGGAAAAGACGTTATCCCATACATCATTGCACAAGTTTTGGGAGGTATTGTAGGTGCTGGCATTTTATATTTAATTGCAACGGGAAAAGAAGGAGCTACCATAGGGAGTTTTGCAGCCAATGGCTTTGGCGAACATTCCCCAGATGGCTATAATATGACTGCCGCATTGGTAACCGAAATTGTTATGACGTTTATGTTTTTAATAATTATCCTAGGTTCTACCCATGGCAATTCGCCTGTAGGTTTTGCGGGAGTTTCCATTGGTTTGGGTTTAACCCTTATTCACTTAATAAGCATACCGGTAACAAATACCTCTGTAAACCCTGCTAGAAGTACTAGTCAGGCTCTTTTTGTTGGAGATTGGGCAATAGGGCAATTATGGCTTTTTTGGCTTGCCCCAATTGTGGGTGCTGCATTGGCCGGCCTGGCCTACAAAGCTTTGGCTCCCTATAAATAAAA from Galbibacter sp. BG1 harbors:
- the aqpZ gene encoding aquaporin Z, which translates into the protein MKKLIAEFIGTLWLVLGGCGSAVLAAGYPDLGIGFAGVALAFGLTVLTMVYAIGHISGCHLNPAVSVGMWIGGRFLGKDVIPYIIAQVLGGIVGAGILYLIATGKEGATIGSFAANGFGEHSPDGYNMTAALVTEIVMTFMFLIIILGSTHGNSPVGFAGVSIGLGLTLIHLISIPVTNTSVNPARSTSQALFVGDWAIGQLWLFWLAPIVGAALAGLAYKALAPYK